In Arthrobacter sp. CDRTa11, one DNA window encodes the following:
- a CDS encoding GntR family transcriptional regulator produces the protein MTSWREQLAFAPLATFDRGEEVGRRLRYAIELGVLEDGTQLPSENELAAKMGVSTLTLRAALAELRGRGLLETRRGKGGGSFVKASTGDIIKAERESVMAYSLDDLRDIRDYWAFLAGSAAAAAAERSGRLSLARLASMAAKIESAEDSAQAIRDDSRFHIELAASSGSVRLTREEMAMQAEVGPLIWAAPAGYSNAASEHVAIVEAIRSGDGARARALAEDHVRADMNRVLDLRMSVDASRKETFPDPVKEEREVALIESFSELLADTASSSIRAIEDAVRVQLGSKREADSSALDAIYDVSRRTLEGNVALLYGAGFLPDTSFGHAGSAWCHAPTGPQSLQRLVVDWDLYDIGTVAWRPEHYGDETIHISHAYLDANGSNENVLTFSKAVYVEEEMVGIVAADVLVRGIQSHLEPHLRALPPNTCLVDQQDAIIATNTGRFMGGTYSAGQYAGKQIDLDAMPWRLFIGTPTAGRVP, from the coding sequence ATGACCTCATGGAGAGAGCAGCTCGCCTTCGCCCCGTTGGCCACCTTTGACCGGGGGGAGGAGGTGGGGAGGCGGCTCAGGTACGCCATCGAGCTCGGAGTGCTTGAAGACGGGACCCAGCTGCCCAGCGAAAACGAGCTGGCAGCCAAAATGGGCGTCTCCACCCTGACCCTTCGCGCTGCCTTGGCAGAACTGCGCGGACGCGGCTTGCTCGAGACGCGGCGCGGCAAGGGCGGCGGAAGCTTCGTCAAAGCCAGCACGGGCGACATTATCAAGGCCGAGCGCGAATCGGTCATGGCCTACTCCCTCGACGACCTGCGCGACATCCGCGACTACTGGGCCTTCCTGGCGGGCTCCGCAGCAGCTGCCGCCGCGGAGCGCAGCGGACGGCTTTCCCTTGCACGCCTGGCATCCATGGCCGCCAAGATCGAGTCGGCTGAGGATTCCGCGCAGGCGATCCGCGACGACAGCAGGTTCCACATCGAACTTGCCGCCAGCTCAGGCTCCGTGCGCCTCACCCGCGAGGAAATGGCAATGCAGGCCGAAGTGGGGCCACTGATCTGGGCAGCCCCCGCCGGATACAGTAACGCAGCCTCGGAACATGTCGCCATCGTTGAAGCGATCCGGTCCGGCGACGGGGCACGTGCCCGCGCTCTGGCCGAAGATCATGTCCGTGCGGATATGAACCGGGTACTCGACCTGCGCATGAGCGTGGATGCATCACGGAAAGAAACTTTTCCTGACCCCGTCAAGGAAGAACGCGAAGTTGCGTTGATCGAATCCTTTTCTGAGCTGCTGGCCGATACGGCCTCCTCCTCAATCCGTGCGATTGAAGACGCGGTGCGCGTCCAGCTCGGCTCTAAGCGTGAGGCCGACAGCTCTGCCCTGGACGCTATCTACGACGTGTCGCGACGGACTCTCGAAGGGAACGTCGCACTTCTGTACGGAGCGGGATTCCTTCCCGACACCTCATTCGGCCATGCCGGCTCGGCGTGGTGCCATGCCCCGACAGGACCGCAATCACTTCAGCGGCTCGTGGTCGACTGGGACTTATATGACATCGGAACCGTAGCGTGGCGCCCTGAACACTATGGCGACGAAACCATCCACATCAGCCATGCATACCTGGATGCCAACGGGAGCAACGAAAACGTCCTCACATTCAGCAAAGCCGTTTACGTGGAAGAGGAAATGGTCGGGATCGTCGCTGCAGATGTCCTCGTCCGGGGAATCCAGAGCCACCTCGAACCGCACCTTCGGGCCTTGCCTCCCAATACGTGCCTCGTCGACCAGCAGGATGCCATCATCGCAACCAACACCGGCCGCTTTATGGGAGGAACCTACTCAGCCGGACAATACGCCGGGAAGCAGATCGACCTCGACGCCATGCCGTGGCGGCTCTTCATCGGCACCCCTACGGCTGGCCGCGTGCCCTAA
- a CDS encoding MFS transporter codes for METPATHQVAVQTDAPDRHEGQRRTIGVLIAGQILGGIGMGASLSLGSLLAVQVSGSTSWSGMAATMNTLGAAAFAIPLARAAAKRGRGVSLAAGSLTSAFGAAIAIASAALSSFPALLIGLILLGAGTAVSFQARFAATDLSTPKTRGRDLSIVVWSTTIGAVSGPNLFEPGEAFGTLLHLPTLTGAFAFTVAAQLVAALVFYAGLRVKPQVMGPPPREDGGITTKPDSGFSILRRNPAARYAVTVVALSHGTMVALMSMTPVHLHDHGASLAIVGMTISLHIAGMFGFSPLFGWLSDRLGRIPVLLTGQAMLLASLVFAWLAPHTMVTPSLILLGLGWSASIVSGSSLVGDSVSAAERGPLQGVSDLLMNLTGATCGALAGPILAAVGYSGLSAGAMALVGAVTAWTLWRLLRGRRAPAG; via the coding sequence ATGGAAACTCCTGCAACACATCAAGTAGCCGTTCAAACGGACGCGCCGGACCGGCACGAAGGCCAGCGGCGCACCATCGGCGTCCTGATCGCAGGACAGATTCTCGGCGGAATCGGAATGGGCGCCTCGCTCTCACTCGGTTCCCTTCTTGCCGTTCAGGTCTCCGGTTCCACGTCCTGGTCCGGAATGGCCGCCACGATGAATACACTCGGCGCCGCCGCCTTTGCCATCCCCTTGGCCCGCGCGGCCGCAAAACGAGGGCGGGGAGTCTCGCTCGCGGCCGGATCGCTGACCTCCGCATTCGGTGCAGCCATCGCCATCGCTTCGGCGGCACTGTCCTCCTTCCCGGCCTTGCTGATTGGGCTCATCCTGCTTGGCGCGGGAACCGCTGTGAGCTTCCAGGCCCGCTTCGCTGCCACGGATCTGTCCACGCCAAAGACCCGTGGCCGTGACCTTTCCATCGTCGTATGGTCAACCACCATTGGGGCAGTTTCCGGCCCCAACCTCTTCGAACCCGGAGAGGCCTTCGGCACACTGCTCCACTTGCCGACGCTGACGGGTGCGTTCGCGTTCACGGTGGCGGCCCAGTTAGTTGCCGCCCTGGTCTTTTATGCGGGCCTCCGGGTCAAGCCCCAAGTCATGGGGCCCCCACCGAGAGAAGACGGCGGCATCACCACCAAACCTGATTCCGGCTTCTCGATCCTTCGCCGCAACCCCGCCGCCCGTTACGCCGTTACGGTGGTGGCGCTCAGCCACGGCACCATGGTGGCACTCATGTCGATGACCCCGGTACATCTGCACGATCACGGGGCAAGCCTCGCGATCGTCGGCATGACCATCAGCCTCCATATTGCGGGGATGTTCGGCTTTTCGCCGCTGTTCGGATGGCTCTCAGACCGCCTCGGCCGGATTCCCGTGCTGCTGACGGGGCAGGCAATGCTGCTGGCTTCCTTGGTGTTCGCATGGCTCGCCCCGCACACCATGGTGACTCCAAGCCTGATCCTCCTGGGTCTGGGATGGTCAGCTTCCATCGTTTCCGGCTCGTCCCTGGTGGGCGATTCGGTGTCCGCAGCCGAACGGGGTCCCCTGCAAGGTGTTTCAGACCTCCTCATGAACCTCACCGGGGCAACTTGCGGAGCCCTGGCAGGACCCATCCTCGCCGCCGTTGGCTATTCCGGGCTTAGCGCAGGAGCCATGGCACTGGTCGGCGCCGTCACCGCATGGACCCTTTGGCGGTTACTCAGGGGCCGCCGGGCTCCAGCTGGCTGA
- a CDS encoding TetR/AcrR family transcriptional regulator — MSYPAGYRIEREHPRRRRNGETARLKAIQTAIELFAVGGYGGTSIADVAAKTGLSQSGLLHHFPSKTVLLSAVLEHRSKEDADFLFDGEQAPLGWEAFDALVSLVARNSTRPDWVGLFVRLSAEATEPGHPAHQWLLDHYSSLRRWLSEALEDGKVHGNVSQDAPVEAIVNNTIAVLDGIQQQWLCAPGSFSMVAQLRIFIESIKTTWG, encoded by the coding sequence ATGTCGTACCCAGCCGGATACCGGATAGAGCGGGAGCACCCCCGGCGCCGCCGCAACGGCGAAACCGCAAGGCTCAAGGCAATCCAAACCGCGATTGAACTCTTCGCAGTGGGCGGCTACGGAGGAACTTCCATCGCCGATGTCGCAGCTAAGACCGGTCTCTCGCAATCCGGCTTGCTCCATCATTTTCCGTCCAAAACGGTCTTGCTGTCAGCGGTGCTCGAACACCGTTCCAAGGAAGACGCCGACTTCCTTTTCGACGGAGAGCAGGCTCCTCTGGGCTGGGAAGCCTTCGATGCCCTAGTATCCCTGGTTGCGAGGAACTCAACCCGGCCCGACTGGGTGGGGCTTTTCGTGAGGCTCTCCGCCGAAGCCACCGAACCGGGACATCCCGCGCATCAATGGCTTCTGGACCACTATTCGAGCCTGCGCCGGTGGCTTAGCGAAGCGCTGGAAGATGGGAAGGTCCACGGGAATGTCTCCCAGGACGCCCCAGTGGAGGCAATCGTCAACAACACCATCGCAGTCCTTGACGGCATACAGCAGCAATGGCTCTGCGCTCCCGGGAGTTTCTCGATGGTGGCGCAGTTGAGAATTTTCATCGAAAGCATAAAGACCACCTGGGGCTAA
- a CDS encoding glycoside hydrolase family 3 C-terminal domain-containing protein — protein sequence MNEHPTLTSTDSEETAAMGQDFARAIEQAIAALDLPSKVKLLSGARMFSLSAEPAIGLREIVMSDGPSGVRGPLVVGGRVACLLPNATLIAQSWDLDVMREVGQILADEAEDQETHVVLGPTVNLHRTPLGGRLFECFSEDPVLTGHLGAAYVQSLQARGIAATPKHFLANEAETERTTVDSVVPEDALRELYLLPFQIIVEDARPWTIMASYNKINGTTATEHDELLNKILKEEWGFDGLVMSDWLATKTAVESANGGLDLVMPGPDTPWNRSLVDAVQKGDVSEDTIDDHLRRLLRLASRVGAFDGGRTWTKNLPRPDSPERREQLRRLAGRSMAVLVNRENTLPLRKDSTESVVVIGRHAIDTVAQGGGSAIVRPPHVVSAATGIARALGEDRVTVVDGVRTRTQWLAANPELLRDPETGTRGARARTFDKEGKLLGTRHLEVPELEVSGESWASGAASIELSAELAIDQPARMMIGTRGAGNWDVSAPGYRESIRTPFHHGPGGGFFRPKSHAVPLDVDPGARITATTDAENENRLIGLVAEPALKNSAAAIRDAVAAAADADVAVVVVGYTQEQETEGQDKSTLALPGDQDALVAAVAAVAKRTVVVLNAATPVLMPWIADVDAVLFAGLPGQEAGDAIAAALTGDVEPAGRLVTTFPARDGQGPAWSVTPRGGRLAYSEGTGVGYRGWSTSTEQPMFWFGHGLGYTEWDYKAAEITSMKRETVKSVRVTLGNVGNRAGTETVQVYRFPDDPSVPPRLIGWAQLHLEPGGEESIDVSCDPRAQRRWNSTARRWDDIAGGRVVVARGLGDVRLELAPTGREAMVAGTSKE from the coding sequence ATGAACGAACATCCCACCCTCACAAGCACAGACAGCGAGGAGACAGCAGCAATGGGCCAGGACTTTGCCAGGGCCATCGAACAGGCAATTGCCGCTTTGGACCTTCCTTCGAAGGTAAAGCTCCTCTCCGGGGCAAGGATGTTCAGCTTGTCCGCTGAGCCAGCGATCGGCCTTAGGGAAATCGTTATGTCCGATGGGCCCTCAGGGGTACGCGGGCCGCTGGTGGTCGGAGGACGGGTCGCTTGCCTGCTGCCCAACGCAACGCTCATCGCCCAAAGCTGGGACCTGGACGTGATGCGCGAGGTCGGGCAAATCCTTGCCGACGAAGCAGAGGACCAAGAGACCCATGTTGTCCTGGGGCCCACGGTAAACCTTCACCGGACCCCTCTTGGCGGACGCCTGTTTGAATGCTTCAGTGAAGACCCCGTCCTCACGGGCCACCTCGGGGCGGCGTACGTACAATCCCTGCAGGCACGGGGGATCGCGGCGACGCCGAAACACTTCCTTGCCAACGAAGCCGAAACCGAGCGCACCACCGTGGACTCGGTGGTTCCGGAAGATGCCCTCCGGGAGTTGTATCTGCTTCCCTTCCAGATCATTGTGGAAGACGCCCGGCCCTGGACGATCATGGCATCCTACAACAAGATCAACGGAACCACGGCCACCGAGCACGACGAACTCCTGAACAAGATCCTCAAAGAGGAGTGGGGCTTTGACGGGCTGGTGATGTCCGATTGGCTCGCCACCAAAACAGCCGTGGAAAGCGCCAACGGCGGACTCGACCTCGTCATGCCCGGACCGGACACTCCCTGGAACCGGTCCCTGGTGGACGCCGTCCAAAAAGGTGACGTCTCCGAAGACACCATCGATGACCACCTCCGCAGACTTCTCAGGCTCGCATCGCGCGTGGGCGCCTTCGACGGCGGCCGCACCTGGACAAAGAACCTGCCCCGCCCTGACAGCCCGGAGCGCCGCGAACAGCTGCGCCGGCTCGCCGGCCGCAGCATGGCCGTCCTGGTCAACCGCGAGAACACGCTTCCACTCCGCAAGGACTCCACGGAAAGCGTGGTGGTCATCGGCCGTCACGCCATCGATACCGTGGCGCAAGGTGGCGGCTCCGCCATCGTGCGCCCGCCCCACGTCGTCAGCGCCGCCACGGGAATAGCGCGGGCCCTCGGCGAGGACCGCGTAACCGTCGTCGATGGGGTCCGGACCCGCACGCAATGGCTCGCAGCGAATCCCGAACTCCTCCGGGACCCGGAAACCGGGACCCGCGGTGCGCGCGCGCGGACCTTCGACAAGGAAGGAAAGCTGCTCGGCACCCGCCATCTCGAAGTCCCGGAGCTTGAAGTCAGCGGGGAAAGCTGGGCCTCCGGAGCGGCGTCCATCGAACTCTCAGCCGAGCTGGCAATCGACCAGCCCGCCAGGATGATGATCGGCACCCGCGGGGCCGGCAATTGGGACGTATCCGCGCCTGGATACCGGGAGTCCATACGGACGCCCTTCCACCACGGTCCAGGCGGCGGATTCTTCCGCCCCAAGAGCCATGCCGTACCGCTGGACGTCGATCCGGGCGCGCGGATCACCGCGACCACTGACGCTGAGAACGAGAACCGCCTCATCGGCCTGGTCGCGGAACCCGCATTGAAAAACAGCGCCGCCGCCATCCGGGACGCTGTGGCGGCCGCCGCTGACGCGGACGTTGCCGTCGTCGTCGTCGGTTATACGCAGGAACAGGAAACGGAAGGCCAGGACAAGAGCACCCTCGCCCTGCCCGGGGACCAGGATGCCCTCGTGGCAGCGGTGGCAGCCGTGGCGAAGCGGACCGTCGTGGTCCTGAACGCCGCGACACCGGTTCTCATGCCCTGGATCGCGGACGTGGACGCCGTGCTGTTTGCCGGGCTCCCGGGACAGGAAGCGGGCGACGCCATAGCGGCGGCACTGACCGGCGATGTCGAACCTGCGGGACGCCTGGTAACCACCTTCCCCGCCCGGGACGGCCAAGGCCCGGCATGGTCAGTGACCCCACGTGGCGGCAGGCTCGCCTACTCAGAGGGAACAGGAGTGGGATACCGCGGATGGAGCACCTCCACCGAACAGCCCATGTTCTGGTTCGGACATGGCCTCGGCTACACCGAATGGGACTACAAGGCCGCCGAGATCACCTCCATGAAGCGGGAAACCGTGAAGTCCGTACGCGTGACGCTCGGCAACGTCGGGAACCGCGCAGGAACCGAAACCGTACAGGTCTACCGCTTCCCGGATGACCCGTCCGTTCCTCCACGGCTCATCGGCTGGGCGCAGCTTCACCTGGAACCCGGCGGGGAGGAAAGCATCGACGTCAGCTGCGACCCCCGCGCGCAACGGCGGTGGAACAGTACCGCGCGTCGCTGGGATGACATCGCCGGAGGCCGGGTCGTCGTCGCACGTGGACTTGGCGATGTCAGACTGGAACTGGCTCCCACCGGGCGCGAGGCCATGGTGGCCGGAACAAGCAAGGAGTAA
- a CDS encoding MFS transporter, whose protein sequence is MVVSDPAAGATLPSLTASAPKEKAKASVIATMVLARLGLMTALSVPIVAGMTLKVQSLVSPAEVAPTLGLVISMGAFAALLFDPIFGRLSDRTIGRFGRRRPWLVAGALGLLVSLTVIAIAPNVMILGIGWFLAQALGNAAVAAHTASLADQIPQWQRGKVSGMIGIASQAAGLGAAYSASLLGQNMLLLFLVPGVLGLILVLVFAFVLPDQPMERRPESEGGLRTALKTFWVNPVKHPDFAFAWISRFLVVLALFMFVSFRLLYLQQDLGLSKEDAAGALATGVLIYTLALVTAGQIAGWISDRLGRRKVFIWISAVIFGIGTWMLSLADSTSGFYWAELVIGIGFGIYIAVDLALVIDVLPNPDDTAKDLGVFNIAMAGPQTLAPAGSAALLTVGGGSYDLLLTVAAVIAVLGALTILPVKKVR, encoded by the coding sequence ATGGTTGTGTCTGATCCGGCTGCAGGGGCGACGTTGCCGTCGCTCACCGCATCTGCTCCCAAAGAAAAAGCCAAAGCAAGCGTGATCGCCACGATGGTGCTGGCCCGGCTCGGGCTTATGACGGCCCTTTCCGTGCCAATCGTGGCCGGGATGACGCTCAAGGTGCAGTCTTTGGTGTCCCCAGCTGAAGTTGCCCCTACACTCGGTCTCGTGATCTCTATGGGCGCCTTCGCCGCCCTCCTCTTCGATCCCATCTTTGGCCGGCTCAGCGACCGAACCATTGGCCGTTTCGGCCGGCGTCGCCCGTGGCTGGTTGCTGGAGCATTGGGACTCCTGGTAAGCCTGACCGTCATTGCCATAGCACCAAATGTCATGATTCTGGGCATTGGCTGGTTCTTGGCACAGGCCCTTGGCAACGCTGCGGTGGCTGCGCATACGGCCTCCCTCGCAGACCAGATACCCCAGTGGCAGCGTGGCAAAGTCAGCGGCATGATTGGCATCGCCTCCCAGGCCGCGGGCCTGGGCGCAGCCTACTCGGCAAGTCTTCTCGGGCAGAACATGCTCCTTCTCTTCCTGGTTCCCGGAGTCCTCGGGCTGATCCTTGTCCTCGTCTTTGCATTCGTGCTGCCGGACCAGCCCATGGAACGCCGGCCTGAATCCGAAGGCGGCCTGCGCACCGCTCTGAAGACATTCTGGGTAAACCCGGTCAAGCACCCAGACTTCGCATTCGCCTGGATCTCACGCTTTCTCGTCGTCCTGGCACTGTTCATGTTCGTCTCGTTCCGCCTCCTGTACCTGCAGCAGGACCTGGGCCTTTCCAAAGAGGACGCGGCTGGAGCCTTGGCGACCGGTGTCCTCATTTACACCCTCGCCCTCGTGACGGCAGGCCAAATCGCCGGATGGATCTCGGACAGGCTTGGGCGTCGAAAGGTCTTCATCTGGATCTCGGCCGTTATCTTCGGCATTGGCACCTGGATGCTGAGCCTGGCAGACTCCACGAGCGGGTTTTATTGGGCGGAACTGGTCATCGGCATCGGCTTCGGCATCTACATCGCTGTTGACCTCGCCCTCGTCATCGATGTCCTCCCCAACCCGGATGACACAGCGAAGGACCTGGGCGTCTTCAACATCGCCATGGCCGGTCCCCAGACACTTGCACCGGCAGGTTCAGCCGCACTGCTCACAGTGGGTGGAGGCAGTTACGACCTCCTGCTGACCGTAGCGGCCGTGATCGCCGTGCTTGGTGCGCTGACCATTCTTCCGGTAAAGAAGGTCCGATGA
- a CDS encoding acyl-CoA dehydrogenase family protein, with translation MSSISDLIDFDSLLTPEERGLRDSVRSFVDAEIQPNIAKWYESATFPLEIVPELGRMGLLGMHLKGYGCASGSAVDYGLAGAELEAGDSGLRTFVSVQGSLAMSAIYKHGSEEQKQEWLPAMAKGHAIGCFGLTEPTAGSDPSGMKTFARRDGNDWVLNGSKRWIGLASVANVAIIWAQTDEGVRGFVVPTSTRGFTATPIEPKLSMRASIQCDIDLVDVRLPESAVLPNVVGLKGPFTCLNEARYGIIWGAMGAARDAFEAALAYSQERMQFDKPLAGYQLTQQKLVDMALEINKGFLLALHLGRKKDAGTLQVDHISVGKLNNCREAIKIAREARTILGGNGITLDYSPLRHANNLESVRTYEGTDEVHTLILGNKLTGIPAFR, from the coding sequence ATGTCCAGCATCAGCGATCTGATTGACTTTGATTCCCTACTTACCCCTGAAGAGCGGGGGCTGCGCGACTCCGTTCGGTCCTTCGTGGACGCGGAAATCCAACCGAACATTGCCAAGTGGTACGAATCGGCCACCTTCCCCCTGGAGATCGTTCCGGAGCTGGGCCGGATGGGGCTCCTGGGTATGCACCTGAAGGGCTACGGCTGCGCTAGCGGCTCCGCAGTGGATTACGGTTTGGCCGGTGCCGAACTCGAGGCCGGCGACTCCGGCCTGCGGACCTTCGTCTCCGTACAGGGCTCACTGGCCATGAGCGCCATCTACAAGCACGGCTCGGAAGAGCAGAAGCAGGAATGGCTGCCCGCCATGGCCAAGGGTCACGCGATCGGTTGCTTCGGATTGACTGAACCCACGGCAGGCTCCGACCCGAGTGGCATGAAGACCTTTGCCCGCCGCGACGGGAACGACTGGGTGCTCAACGGCTCCAAGCGCTGGATCGGCCTGGCGTCTGTGGCCAACGTCGCCATCATCTGGGCGCAGACCGACGAGGGCGTTCGAGGCTTCGTCGTACCCACGTCCACCCGGGGCTTTACCGCGACTCCCATCGAACCGAAGCTTTCCATGCGTGCTTCCATCCAGTGCGACATTGATTTGGTGGACGTGCGTCTTCCCGAATCGGCAGTGCTTCCGAACGTGGTAGGACTGAAAGGCCCCTTTACGTGCCTTAATGAGGCACGCTACGGTATCATTTGGGGCGCCATGGGTGCTGCCCGCGATGCTTTCGAGGCTGCGCTGGCCTACTCCCAGGAGCGGATGCAGTTCGACAAGCCCCTGGCCGGATACCAGCTCACACAGCAGAAGCTGGTGGACATGGCCCTCGAAATCAACAAGGGCTTCCTGCTTGCGCTGCATCTGGGCCGGAAGAAGGACGCCGGTACCCTGCAGGTGGACCACATCTCCGTTGGCAAACTGAACAACTGCCGTGAAGCTATCAAGATTGCCCGCGAAGCCCGTACCATCTTGGGTGGCAACGGCATCACCCTGGACTACTCGCCGCTGCGCCACGCGAACAATCTGGAATCGGTGCGGACCTACGAGGGCACGGATGAGGTTCACACGCTCATCCTCGGCAACAAGCTCACCGGCATCCCCGCCTTCCGCTAA
- a CDS encoding CaiB/BaiF CoA transferase family protein, giving the protein MASPSSSLIQPLAGIRIADFSRVLAGPLCTMMLADFGAEVIKIESPAGDDTRAWVPPVDGQGQGTYFASVNRNKKSVVVDLKTEDGVAYARELVSECDVVVENFRPGIMAKFGLDYPTLAAERPELVYCSISGFGSGAGAELPGYDLLVQALGGLMSITGSPDAEPSKAGVALVDVLTGQNALAGILMALRVRDTTGSGQEVQVNLLSSLLAALVNQGTAALATGNSPARMGNAHPSIAPYETFRTGGGMLAVAVGNNRQFGALAGVLGLDGLAEDPRFISNELRVESRMELKAILEQALAADTAGIWQAKLLEAGVPAGKVNNICEALELGHNLGLRPSILVTEPTTGRESNQLTNPIRLSASPAAYRQAPPVLGEHQGSNFTSHSSNTTVKGSPCPASAI; this is encoded by the coding sequence GTGGCATCCCCAAGCTCCTCACTCATCCAACCTCTGGCAGGGATCCGCATTGCGGATTTCTCACGGGTCCTGGCAGGTCCACTGTGCACCATGATGTTGGCGGACTTCGGCGCCGAAGTCATCAAAATCGAAAGCCCGGCTGGCGACGACACCCGCGCTTGGGTCCCCCCGGTGGACGGCCAGGGCCAAGGAACGTACTTCGCGAGCGTCAACCGCAACAAGAAATCAGTTGTCGTTGACCTCAAGACAGAGGACGGCGTGGCCTACGCGCGTGAACTGGTGTCCGAATGCGACGTCGTGGTGGAGAACTTCAGGCCGGGAATCATGGCCAAGTTCGGACTCGACTACCCGACGTTGGCCGCGGAACGGCCGGAGCTGGTGTACTGCTCCATCTCCGGCTTCGGATCAGGCGCCGGTGCCGAGCTGCCCGGATACGACCTCCTGGTCCAGGCACTGGGCGGCTTGATGAGCATCACCGGGTCGCCCGATGCGGAGCCGAGCAAGGCCGGCGTAGCCCTGGTGGACGTACTGACCGGGCAGAATGCCTTGGCGGGCATCCTCATGGCGCTGCGTGTCCGTGACACCACCGGCTCCGGCCAGGAGGTCCAGGTCAACCTGCTGTCCTCGCTCCTTGCTGCCTTGGTAAACCAGGGAACTGCCGCCCTGGCCACCGGCAACTCGCCGGCCCGGATGGGCAACGCCCATCCCAGCATTGCCCCCTATGAAACCTTCCGGACAGGCGGCGGCATGCTTGCCGTTGCGGTTGGCAACAACCGGCAGTTTGGAGCGCTGGCCGGAGTGCTGGGGCTGGACGGCCTGGCGGAGGACCCGCGCTTCATCAGCAATGAACTCAGAGTGGAATCTCGCATGGAGCTCAAGGCAATCCTCGAACAGGCTCTGGCAGCCGACACCGCCGGAATTTGGCAGGCGAAACTCCTCGAAGCCGGAGTACCCGCCGGCAAGGTCAACAACATCTGCGAAGCGTTGGAACTCGGCCACAATCTTGGCCTCAGGCCTTCCATCCTCGTAACCGAGCCAACCACAGGCCGCGAATCAAACCAGTTGACTAATCCCATCCGGCTATCAGCTTCCCCGGCCGCATATCGGCAAGCTCCCCCTGTCCTCGGTGAGCACCAGGGCAGCAACTTCACTTCCCATTCCTCGAACACCACTGTGAAAGGCTCCCCATGTCCAGCATCAGCGATCTGA
- a CDS encoding GntR family transcriptional regulator, which yields MSSMQQIDHGQSLTVQVTNMLRAAITSGEMNPGEHFSAVGLAERLGVSRTPVREALQLLEKEGIVRIEKNRGVRVLQMSLDEIVQIFQIRIMLEPPAAARAAEVATDADLAHFLVLHRRILDAAARDDGPGTLQADKDFHLFLMELAGNPRLSALDSELRNMVLAHGLVTIPSARSSQGLANDRKDILAALEHRAPRAAAEAVRDHVTRTAQLLITGVCAQTPGLSSKEYLSKLEHLTKFSG from the coding sequence ATGAGTAGCATGCAACAGATCGACCACGGCCAATCGCTGACAGTTCAGGTCACCAACATGCTGCGGGCAGCCATCACCTCCGGTGAGATGAATCCCGGAGAGCACTTCTCTGCCGTTGGCCTCGCGGAGAGACTCGGGGTCTCCAGGACACCGGTTCGCGAAGCCCTCCAGTTGCTCGAGAAAGAAGGCATCGTCCGGATCGAAAAGAACCGGGGCGTGCGTGTGCTGCAGATGTCCCTCGACGAGATCGTGCAGATCTTCCAGATACGCATCATGCTGGAACCGCCCGCCGCAGCCCGGGCCGCGGAAGTTGCCACCGACGCAGACCTGGCCCACTTCCTTGTCCTGCACAGGCGCATCCTAGACGCAGCCGCGCGAGACGACGGCCCCGGTACCTTGCAGGCCGATAAGGACTTCCACCTATTCCTGATGGAACTCGCGGGCAACCCCCGGCTATCTGCCCTGGACAGCGAGCTGCGCAACATGGTGCTGGCGCACGGCTTGGTCACCATTCCGTCCGCGCGGAGCAGCCAGGGCCTGGCCAATGACCGCAAGGACATCCTGGCGGCGCTGGAACATCGCGCCCCCCGGGCAGCGGCCGAAGCTGTGCGCGACCACGTAACCCGGACCGCCCAGCTGCTGATCACGGGCGTGTGCGCCCAAACCCCGGGCTTGTCATCTAAGGAGTACCTCAGCAAGCTGGAGCATCTCACCAAGTTTTCCGGCTGA